The genomic stretch CTTATTAAAACTCGCGCTAGATCTTGCGGTCTTTGCCCACAATCATCACTAATTCGTCAGCCAGTGGTGAGGTCATAATGTCTTCTACCGGACGCGGCATAGCTATCCGCCAGTTCGGGTATTGATCAATTGTACCCGGCATATTTGGACGTTCCTTGACCATGGCGGCATCGTCCAGACTAATCAGCACCACCAGGCTTGGGGCAGTGCGCATCATCCGATAGCGCTCAATGATCATGTCATGAATGTCAGTGTCGGTAATCTGAAACTCTGGTTTATATGGGTCGACATGAGCCATTTCACAAAGCGCCCGCCGGGTCAGCTCAACCTGATCCCAATCAGCGCTTTTGCCTATGCGCTTCAACTCGCTGACGTCATAACCCGTAGCCAAGCCAGCAACTGTCACTTGATCGTGAGTGGATGATGTGCCCACCCCGATGTGAGGAAAATCTTTAACCGGGGTGCGCATGGCTGAACGGTTACCAAGCATGCCAATGGCAGCCATAGTTTCCCGCACACCACCAGCCACAGTGCCCATATCCTCGCCGACCACCCAAGCGTTTGAGCGCATAGCCTCCAGCCGGATAATTGCCAGCATTGCGTCCACCGGATATTCAACGTAAACGCCATCCCCAGCGGTGCCGCTGACTGGTACCCAGTAAAGTCGCCACAACTGCATAACGTGGTCAATCCGCATCGCGCCAGCGTCGCGTAGTGTTGCCTGCACCATCTCGATAAATGGCCGGAAATCTTGTTTTTGCAGCGACTTCGGATTGAATGGTGGTAGCCCCCAACGTTGACCCTCAATGTTGTGGGAATCGGGTGGGGCGCCGATCTCGAAATCAAACTCTAGGATGTCTTGGTTAATCCAGGCGTCCTGAGAGGCGGAATCTGACCCGACCGCCAAATCTGCGATGACGTCGACACCTTCGCGGCAAGCCGCTGCATATTGGTCGTGAGCCACCCACTGTGCCCAGGAGTGGAAATTCACGCGGTCGCAGTGTTGTTTGGCGTAGTCTTCAACCGCTTGGCAACCTGGTTGGCGGTATTCGGCCGGCCACTGCCGCCAGTCGGTACCAAACTTTTCAGCCAACACTGACCAAACAGCGAAGTCATGTAGCTGTTTCCCCCACTTGTTTAGCCAGGCGTCCAGCTCAATATTGGGTTCTTCTTTAACCTTTGCCCAAATGCGCTCTAAGGCTTCACGTTTTATCTTCCATACCTTGTCGCGGTCGATTATGCGTTTTGCGTTGAGGGCGCGTCCTTTGGCAGCTAAATCCGAGAGATCCACTCGCTCAGCGCCGGGCACATCGCCTGGAGCCACATGCAGCAAGTTCAAGAAAACCCTTGACGCCGGCGAATATGG from Vaginimicrobium propionicum encodes the following:
- the malQ gene encoding 4-alpha-glucanotransferase — protein: MSEELNETLANNPDAIERRKELISRLSQYGVTGGYINTRGVWIDTPTATLERISDRFDDPTHPGDAHPLVCTPGRYHPELHGTLILESGHHYRAQGIVDMPGYHILYDDFGQRRFVICAPEYMKVPKHSWGWQIQLYAARSRSSWGIGDFRDLALICRIAASQGASCVQVSPVHAIGPTDHPQPSPYSPASRVFLNLLHVAPGDVPGAERVDLSDLAAKGRALNAKRIIDRDKVWKIKREALERIWAKVKEEPNIELDAWLNKWGKQLHDFAVWSVLAEKFGTDWRQWPAEYRQPGCQAVEDYAKQHCDRVNFHSWAQWVAHDQYAAACREGVDVIADLAVGSDSASQDAWINQDILEFDFEIGAPPDSHNIEGQRWGLPPFNPKSLQKQDFRPFIEMVQATLRDAGAMRIDHVMQLWRLYWVPVSGTAGDGVYVEYPVDAMLAIIRLEAMRSNAWVVGEDMGTVAGGVRETMAAIGMLGNRSAMRTPVKDFPHIGVGTSSTHDQVTVAGLATGYDVSELKRIGKSADWDQVELTRRALCEMAHVDPYKPEFQITDTDIHDMIIERYRMMRTAPSLVVLISLDDAAMVKERPNMPGTIDQYPNWRIAMPRPVEDIMTSPLADELVMIVGKDRKI